TGGATGGAAAACCTTCACCAAAAAGCTATCTGTATGGAGAGAGTAGCAGGGAGGGGGATTCTAGGGCAGCAGAGAATGGCTGATGGCCGTCCAGCCTCGGCCAGACCCACCAGTCAACCCTTGTCACAGTAACCCCATCTGCTAATAGCATGTGTGGAAGCTGCCACTCAGCTGTGTCCTCATGTGCAGAGGGCTTTGACCTTCCCAAGAGGAGGACGTATCCTTATCCCCTGAAAAGCCAGAGGGAGGTCTGTCCACAGCTGGGGCTCTCCGCCAGGGCCAGGACCAGGGTGAGTGGACGAGGCCGgtgaagtgtttttttcttttcttttcttttcttttctttttttttggcttgggGTGCAAAATTTTAGGGGATGCCAAAAAACTCAGTAACCGAGATAATATTTAACGTAAcagctttaaaaatcaaaattaatggaaaaatgtctgtgattaataaaatatccaaattttaaataagaacagGATCCGTGTTGCTGATTTTTTAGCTTGCCTCAGGCTCCAATATGGCTTGGCACACCACTATTACggactctatttaaaaatgtggatATTTTGTTTAtcacagagttttgttttttaacattaattctgacttttaaaaaatacatctcaaTATTGCTCATCTCAATTATTGCGTTATTTTGATAGCCCCTGAACTTCTGCACCCAGGCCAGTGCCTGACGGGTCTCTCTCGCCCCAGCCTTGCAGATTTCCCCCTGGAGTCACAGGCTCTGCTCTAACCTCCTGCGGACTCAGGCCAAGCTCACACCGTGCCCAGTGATGGGCAACTTGCCACACCTCCAGGGCACCCCTTAAGGCCACTCTGGCCCTGAAGACTCAGGTTTCTGATGCTCCTTGCCTCGCCCTGTGAGCTGACATAGGGCATCTCTAAGGGGCGAAGGAGATGCCCTCATTGGAATGAGGGAGAGGCAGGATGAGGGGTTCCTTCCTTTTGTCCTCACATGACCCAAGCCAGGTACAGAAGGCGCCTCCTCCCAAAGCTAGGCTAGTCCCTCCGCCAAAGTCAGGATCAGAGCCCACACCTGCCTGGCCAACCCCTGGCACTGATGGTGCCTGGGTGCAGTTTAAGCTGGGAGGTGAGGTGCCAGGTGAGATGCCAGGCTGTTGGATGGGTCGGGGGAGTCGGGAGGGGGCGCTGCTCCGCGCTCAGCAGCTCAGAGGAGGCTTCCGGGAAAGTTCTGAGGAGGGGCCCGGCGCCCGGGGCAGTTCCCCGCGGCCAGGGGCGCGCGTCGGGGGTCGGGGGCGGTACTCACCGCGGCCGTTCTGGTTGGGCCGGTACACGCTGCCCACGCTGAGGCGGCCCTGCTGCGCGCCGTTCCGCTCCCCACCCGGCTGGGGCGCGTCGGAGCTGCGCACAGGCAGGTAGGGCGGCTCCTGCGCGCGCGGCGGCGCGTACGCCTCGGGGGGTTGGTTGGCGTAGGGCGGGTACCAGCCCAGGCGCGGGTCTCCGCCGTAGGCCTGCGCCGCgtcggggccggggccggggccggggccggggccggggtcGGGGTAGGCCTGCTCGAAGCCCGCGGTGCCCTCGCTGTACAGGCTGTGCGAGTAGCGGCGGTCCAGGCCGtcggggggcggcggcggcggcggcggcggcgcgtaGGGCCTCTCCGGGGCCGGGTAGAAGCCCTGCGGCGGGTACTCGGGCAGCTCCTCGCCGCCGCCGTACTCCTCGTAGCGCGCCCGCGGCTGGTAGGGGTAGATGACCCCCGCCGAGGCCATGGCCGCCGCCCCCGCGCCCACGCCGCCGCCCGCGGGCCGGTAGTACACGAAACCCTGGTCGTAGGTCCGCGACGCGGGGTCGTAGTTCTCGTACTGGCTGACGTAGGGCGCCTGCGGGTAGGGGAACTGCTGCGGGTAGGAGGGCGGCTGGCGGTAGGTGCTGGCGAAGGCCGAGGCTGAGACCGAGGAGGCGGAGCCCCCGTGCCGTTGCTGGGAGACGGAGGTGCGGGCCCGGGCCATGCCCGTGCTGTCCCCGACGGCCACCTCGCGCCAGTTGTCGGGCACCTGGCCGAAGCCGAACGGGTGCCGCGCCTGGCCGCGCACGGTGTCCGAGCCCACGCGCCCCGGCAGGGGCAGGGACGGCGCCTGCCGACGACGAGGGCTCCCGTGGCTGCGCCGCTGCTGGGCCTGGGGCGCGCCGGCCAGCAGCACCCGGGAGCTGCTCTCAGACCGCTGAGGCCCGGGCGGCAAGTACTCTGAGCCTGAGTTGAGCAGGCTGTACACCTGCCCGTTGTTCTCCCACTGGATCAGCTGCCGCCAGCGCCCGGGGTCCGAGCCCTGCCCGGGCTGCGCCTGCTGCCCGTGCACCAGCACGCACAGGCAGGCGCCCCACACCAGGGCCCCCAGCTGCCGGCTGCCTCGGGCCAGAGCCATGGTGGCCACTCAGCAGAGGCCGGGTGGACAGAGAGGCTCTCAGGAGTGGCCCCCTGTGCGCGCTTCTCTTCCCACGGCCTCGAGGACAGAAAGGCTCCTTACTCGCTCCAGCTCTAGCTTTGTCCATGCTGGCCTTGTCCCGAGCGGGACGGCTCCTCCGATGACAGCATTTCGAGGCCAAAGGGTCAGGGCAGGGCAGAGGCGATGCCCAGGGCTGCACGAGGCTCTCTGCAGGGCACCGGGCGGGCAGGACCGCCTGTGGGCCTTACATGGCCAGCCCCGCACTGGCTGGCCGCTCGGCTGGCGCTTTCCCACTCTGAATGAATAAGCAACAGGCTGGGAGCGTCTGGAGGCTTCGGCCTCCTGGTCCGCCTGCTGGGGCCTCCTCCGCGGGGCCCTATGGCCCGCCGGCTTTCAGCTATGCGCCGGTCCCACAGCTGGAGTGCTCCCTCTGTCCCTAGGAGTTCCCAGCCAAGCCACAGACAGGCCTCTGAGGAAGGGAATCAAGCAGGCAGTAGGCGGGGGCCTCTGGGGACTCGGGCCTGGTAAGTGGGGGCTCTGGCAGGCAGAAAAGGGCTGGGGTGTCAGCACCACCCTCCCCATTCCTCTCTGCTTTGGACGCAGTATCCCTGGTCTCCACCTTGCTCACTCTCTAATTCCGGGGCCCAGGTGCACCTCCGCTCTTGTACCTGCATAGAAAGGCACTGAAGCTGCAGCTTTTGCCTCCCATCCCACCTCAGGGCCTGACTTCCCCGGTCTGAAGAGTGGGCTGTGTTCCTGGGAGAGCATGGGAGAGATCAACGTCCCACACCGTCACTTATGGTTTCTGTCCTGCATCTGTTCCTTCTGCAGAGCCTGGGAATAACTTGAGTGTACACATGGATAGAGTGAAGCTCAGGGGCTGTGTTTGATGTGGGACAGGGGTCACTGTGGGGCAGGGAATCCTGTAAGCATCGAACAACAGAAGGGGGGTTTCCCGGAGAACGGGCCTGGTCTTGTGGCTGTGTGTCTTGTCCCTTACTCTGTCTGATCCAGCTGCCACATCTGACCAATGGAAGATGAGGCCACATGGTTCCTGAGAGTGTTTTGGGAGATTCTGTGTTCCTTCTGGGAATGGCAAGGATAGGAGGGGGGGGGGTCCCAGAAGTTTGAACACTCTGGCATCCAAGAAAATCGCACTCCAAATGCTGCTCTTCAGGCCTCCCCGGGACTGCCTTCTCCAACCATGTTCCTGGGAACCGGAGGGCAGAAATTGGCCCCTCGTGCTTATGAACAAGGTAGGAAGGACCTGTCCTTAATTCAGCCCCTGTATATTCCTTCTTCTTTTGGAAACTCCTGGAGCCCACCTGGGGAGGAGGTAACTGGAGTGGACATTCCTCGGGAACTGTGGGCCTCCCAACCCCATGCCCTCCAGGCAGCGTTTGTTCACCCATTGCACTGTTCTTCAGGGCTGGGGCTTGGACTCCTGAATGTCTCTGCCCTTTAAAGGCCTAGAATCCAGCCAGGGAGGCAGGGGGCTTCCAACACCTCCTGGCCAGCAGCCTGTCCGTGCTCCCCACCGTGGGGTTTCCATCTCAGACTCCAGACACCGTTCCTCCAAAGGGCCACTGGTGTGACTGACACCAAGCAAGATGCTGAGACAGCGCTCACTGAGGGCTGGGACCTGGAGGGTTaagccttccctccctcctgcttgCCCCCTGCAGCGTTGGCCTCTACTGCTTAGAATCCCTGGGGTCCTGTAGGGCCCTCCCACCAGCCAGATGGGCAGCAGCggctgcagaggaggaggagaagtggcAACAGGCCTCTGGGTACCCctaggcagggagggaggggaagaggagtgGAGGGAGGACAGGGTGGCCGTGAGGATGGGAACTCCGTTGCCCTGAAGTGGAGGCAGGACCCCTCGCCTTGAGTCAGACAGCAGGGCAGGGGCTGCCTCGAGGCTTTGGGTGTGGGGGGATCAGGGCACAGGCCATTCCATTCAGCTGGCCTCGGAGCCAGCTCTTGGCTTGAAACCTTACCCGATGCTGGCTCCtgctcctctctcttttttcttaaggTAGAATCAGAGTGAGTCAGAGGAGCCAAGTTTCCTGTTAGGCTCTGTCTGAATAAACTCCGCTCTGAACATAGCTTGGGCCTCTGCACAGATTCCCCTGGCCAGGACTGCGGTCCTGCCAGCCATCCCTGCTGAGATGGAGAGCCGGGGGTCTACACTGTGACTTGAGCTAGGGACCTGGCCTGGCCCAGCCACTGCCCAGGAAACCTTTTTAAGCTCTCAGAGCCTCAGAGTCCCGTCTGTGACCTGGGGGTAACCATACCTTTCTTGTGGCATATTTGGGAGGATGGAATGAGGGGATTATGAAAAGTCCCCAGCACAGAGCCAGACATGTGgccactattttctttctttcctcttgatTTGTAAGAGAAGGGAGGGGTTTCTCTCTTTGGGGTGACCCCCACTCCCACTCCCTCTGTCTTTCCTGTTTTTATCTGTCTTCAGCATCTTTCCTTGCCCAGGATGAACCGTGTGCAGGGAAGCCAGAGCTGTCCTCTCCCTTCGTCTCTGCTCCCTCGCAATGACCTCATTCTGCTTGGGTCTAGGTCTCCTGCAGCGGCTGACAGGCCCAGCAGCTCTGTGAGCCCAGGGGAGCCTGCCTACCTTCACCTCAAGGCGAAGCCTTGCCTCAGTAGCTGGAGGTGTCCTGGCATCCTTAGGTTGAAACGTGCAGGGTGGGGGCCTAAAGAGACCTGGGAAGCTATGGAGGGTGCAGAGTGTGGGTCAGATGAGGGCTTGgactccaggctgggctgggccagaGCTGTCTGGGGGGAGGGcagcttctctctctgcctgtccCTACAGGCTAGGATTCACACCCACTTTTTTAAGACCCAGGCATGTGCTTGAGGCTTGTTGCCAGTTCCTGGCACTAGGAACCAGCATCAAAGACCTCTCGGAGGGCTGGTGATAGAAGGCTGAAAGGGCCTGTTGATCACGCACGACTTGATTAAGCCCCTACCGCGTGCTTAGCTCTCTGTTGCTGGGCCTCCCACGGAGCAGCCAGGGTCCTGTGACCCTGTCATGGAAGTCCAGGCTCTGGAAAGTCTATGGGGGAGCCAGGAAGCAGTAGGCCTGACCAGCAGTGGGTCTTGGGAGCAGAGAGAGGTCAGGAGCTGTGGGATTCCTCACTTGCTTTGCAGAGGGAAGGACCAGGAGGCCCACTGAGGGTTGGAATTTTCTGTGATTGTGGGGAAGCCATGAGAGCAGGCCCTGGAGCACCCAAGCCCTCCATCTTCCGGACTGCGTTGTAGATGGGTTTTGGGCTGCACTGGGAATCCAAGACCCAACCCAGGCAGCTGCTGCCTCTGGAAAGCAAGCTGGAGGAAGTGCTGAGTGAGGAGGCTGGGCGAGCTGGCACAGAAAGCGCTGACTCTGCAGGGAGAGGACCACCGAGTGACCACTGCCAGCTGGACCCCGTGTCCACCCCTCCCCCGCAGCCACATCTGGCACAATGGTGGGGAGGGGGACCCAGTCCCCAGGGCCGAGGCAACCGAGGAGGGGGCCAGAGCTGTGGGTTTGGAAGTGTTTCATCAGGGCTGGAACTCCACTCTGGAAGTGGGTGAGGTGAGGTCAGAGCCTTTTCGAGGGACTaatggggtgggggatggaagGAACCCACCCTTCTCTAGGACCCAGGGGAATTCTGTGGCTCTGGCCACTTCCCAGTTGGTTTCCTCCCAGctctccctgccccttcccccatgGCTCCCAGGGgatttggaaataacagagctggGCATCCTGGTTGGGCTCTGTGGAAGCCTGAAGCCCCTTCGGCCCTTTAGAGCTTCTCTCCTCCCTGACTTTCACCCCTCCCCAGAGTCTGGGGCAGGCGGACTCTGAGTGGCTGCAGAAAGGTTAACATTCTTGTCTCTACCTCCACCTCCAACCCCACCCCTGACCCTAGGTGGGAGCGGGGAGAATTCTGTGTAGTGTTCTGGGGCCTTCTGGGTGGGAGGGCCCTGAGCTGGCATGCGTGGGGGTAAGGGGTCAACTGCAACTGTGCCCTACCCGAGGGAGAGAACTGGCAAATCCAAGCAGGGCACCAGGCCCTTGGGACACAGCCCAGCAGAGGCCTGCACAACTAGGagggaaactaaggcaggaacCCCTGGTTCTGACCGCTAACATCCTGACAAGGTTGAGGGAGGGCTTGCGCGTGtgctctcgttctctctctctctctgtctctctctgtctctctctctctctctctcactccttttCGTCTCTGTAACTTTCTCTGGGACATCTCTGGGTTTCTcgagctttttgtttttgttttgaaaagcatGATcctgccatgttccccaggctggagtgcggtggattcatagcagccttgaactctaggctccagccatcctcctgcctcagcttccagggcTGCacgtgcacgccaccatgcctggctctctaTACTTTGCAGTTCTCCGCAGTAACCTCCCTCCGTCTCATGCATTCATTTTCTGTCTGTGGCCATCTCGGCGATTTGCAGCCTCCATCCGTcaccatctgtttctgtccttccTCGACTCTCTTACACACTGCCCCCCTCCATCTCTGTCTGCTGAGGTTTCTCCCAATGAACGATTCCTTCCTTCGTCCACTCACTCACTCGCTCAGCATGTTCCCCTGGGTATCTGTGGAATACCAGGCCCTGATGACTGCAGTCATCACAGAGAGCAGCCAGACCTGCCAAATCTCCAGCgggtgcccaggctgctggaggcGTCACAAGTGGTAGTCCTGGGAGGTGAAGACATGGCACTGACTCTGTGACCTTTGGGAAGCGCTTCTATTTCAGTCTCCGTGTCTGTCTGTACGCCCATTTACCCATCCATCAATGTCTGCAGTGACTCAGTCCCTGGTTCACCTTCGTGAGGTggctttttctctgctttctgcagaGCTCATGCAGTTGACTTATTTCCCTGTGGTGGGGGTTGGTAGTGGAGCTGGAGAAGCGGGGGTGGTGTGGGGTGAGAGCGGAGGTGGATGATGGAAATGTTGGAAGCATTCCAACCGGACGGACTCCATCTTGAACgaggctgggtaaaatgaggctgagacctgcgAGCTGCATTTCCAGGAAGCTAGGCCTTGGTAGTAACAGGGGATTTGCAAATGACAGAGCTGATATAGCACTCCATATCTAACAGGATGGGATAGGAGgtcacaagatacaggtcataaggACTCCACTGATAAAACGGAATGCAATGAAAAAGCCAGCCAGAACCAAGATGGTGGTGAACATGAACTCTGGTTGTCCTCATTGCTCTGCGTAGTACCCTAATTGTCACATAATAGCTTGCTAAAAGACCCTCCCACCAGTGCATGACAGTtgacaaatgccatggcaacatctggAAGTTACCTTATATGGGCTAAAAGGAAGGGGAACCCTCAGTTTTGGGAACCCCCTACCTCTtgcccagaaaactcatgaataatccaccccttttaaaatatataatcaaaagaTAGGCATAGACCACTGCTAGCCAGGGGGCCACTGGAGTCTGGTTTTACCCAGCTGGGGTCTGGGAAAGCAAAGGGCCCCAGGGTGATGAAGGAAGAATAGAGATGAGATATCAGCAATCTGTCCCTtaagttggttttgtttttgtttttttttaaatacaatgtttAGTCCCAGATTACAAAAGAAATAGGTCAATTATAGGAAATTTAGAatacagagtaaaagaaaaaataattcattctgTAACCACTGTTCTAGGCGccaccttcccccctcccccactcatttaaaaaaaacaattgggATAATATTGTCTATGTGATTTTGCAAGCTGCTTTGTTTGCATAATAACAGTTGTTATGTTCGTATTATTAAATACGAACAGTTCCTTGTGTCACGGTAACTGCCATGACCCACTTCTCCTTCGAGTGTTCATGTTGATTGATCACAGGAACTCCTGCCTGTCTAGATGAAGAGGAGGTCAAGACtttgtcccccacccccccaaaataCCCACTCTGTTCCAGAGTGGTGCGGGGGCTGGCTCCTAACAGCCCCTCCCCTGTTGGGACCTTGTCTCCTTCAGGACTGGACCTGAACCCTGGGCCTGCAGTCTGATTGCCAGTTTCACTTAGAGGTGGAAATGTCAACCCACTGTTTGGAATGCAAAGGGGAGTGTCGGGTGGGGGAGTACCTTCATTTCTATCTGCCCAGGAGGCCAGCCTCTTCCTGCCTAGGGATTTCCTTCCTGTGGTATGGGAAGGACCAGGCTTTCTCAGACCGGAGAAGGTTGAGAGCCAATTCCGTGTGGAGCAGGTGGTGGCTACCAGCCTTGGGTCTACGTAACTAGGGCTTCGCAGCCTTCTT
The sequence above is a segment of the Saimiri boliviensis isolate mSaiBol1 chromosome 2, mSaiBol1.pri, whole genome shotgun sequence genome. Coding sequences within it:
- the LOXL1 gene encoding lysyl oxidase homolog 1, which translates into the protein MALARGSRQLGALVWGACLCVLVHGQQAQPGQGSDPGRWRQLIQWENNGQVYSLLNSGSEYLPPGPQRSESSSRVLLAGAPQAQQRRSHGSPRRRQAPSLPLPGRVGSDTVRGQARHPFGFGQVPDNWREVAVGDSTGMARARTSVSQQRHGGSASSVSASAFASTYRQPPSYPQQFPYPQAPYVSQYENYDPASRTYDQGFVYYRPAGGGVGAGAAAMASAGVIYPYQPRARYEEYGGGEELPEYPPQGFYPAPERPYAPPPPPPPPPDGLDRRYSHSLYSEGTAGFEQAYPDPGPGPGPGPGPDAAQAYGGDPRLGWYPPYANQPPEAYAPPRAQEPPYLPVRSSDAPQPGGERNGAQQGRLSVGSVYRPNQNGRGLPDLVPDPNYVQASTYVQRAHLYSLRCAAEEKCLASTAYTPEATDYDVRVLLRFPQRVKNQGTADFLPNRPRHTWEWHSCHQHYHSMDEFSHYDLLDAATGKKVAEGHKASFCLEDSTCDFGNLKRYACTSHTQGLSPGCYDTYNADIDCQWIDITDVQPGNYILKVHVNPKYIVLESDFTNNVVRCNIHYTGRYVSATNCKIVQS